The genomic DNA TTGGCAGTAACCAACGGGAAAATTGCCGGCGTTTTTTCAAAAGACGAAACGGTAACGGGCAAGGAAATGGTGGATGCGACGGGACAATATATACTGCCCGGTGCAATTGATGCGCACGTGCATTGCTATAGTTCCCTTGCGGAAGGATTTACGAAAGCCAGTCAGGCCGCCGCCGCCGGTGGAGTGACTACCATCATCGAAATGCCCTACGACGCTTCGGGCATGATTTGCACCGAGGAAGCCTTTTATGAAAAATTGAATCGTTTACAAAATCAATCGATCGTCGATGTGGCGTTGTTGGCTACCATCAAAAAAGAAGGAGGGTTGGATGAGATTCCGCGATTGGCAAAAGCGGGGGCATGCGGTTTTAAAGTTTCCATGTTCAATACCGACCCTGTCCGGTTTCCGCGGATCGACGACGGACACTTGTTCGAGGCATTTTCTATAATTGCGGAAACGGGTTGTCCGGTCGGGGTACATGCCGAAGTGGACGAGATCGTCAGACGGAATCTCATAAGGTTTCGGGATATGGGAGCCAAAGACCCTCGGGTACACTGTTGGAGTCGACCGAAAGTGGCCGAGTCGGCCGCAGCTCTAACCGTAATGGAACTGGCTTACTGGACGGGTGTTAAGGCGCATCTGTATCATACCACGGTTCCGCGCATCTTTGAGTTTGTTGAGTATTATCGCTCGCAAGGGGCTCGCATTACTGCCGAAACGTGCACACATTATCTGACTTTGCATGAGGAGGACATGCTTCGCCTTCACGCGAAGGGAAAAATCAATCCGCCTTTGCGGTCAGCGGAAGATGTCAAACAACTGTGGAGTCTGGTTGCCCACGGCTCAGTCGACATTATTACGTCCGATCATGCTCCGTGGACGATGGATAAAAAATCGCACGAAGATATATTTCAAAATGCTTCCGGGGCACCGGGAGTGGAAACGCTATTGCCGATTCTGTTCAGTGAAGGGGTGGCCAAGGGCAGAATCACCATCCTTGATCTGGTGCGTCTGCTGTCTGAAAAACCCGCATCCATTTTCGGCTTGGACTACTGCAAAGGAAAAATCGCAGAGGGTATGGACGCCGATCTTGTGATTCTGGATCCCAACCAAAGCTACATCTTGCAGGAGGAAAATTTGCACTCCAGTGCGGGATGGAGCCCTTATCACGGTTGGCGCGTGAAAGGAAAGATTAGTAGCACATTTCTGCGTGGAAGACAAATTTTTGGTGAAGGAATCTTGGGATTTCCAGGATACGGCCGGTTCGTTCCGGCAAAACATCTTTGACCATGACAGTGGGGCGAGCGGTGATGGGAGATTTTCATTTATTTCCGATTGAAGAAAGGGTACGGCGTGATCTTGAAACGATGTCCTCATTTGTGGACAAAACAAAACCGGGTTGGACCCGCAGGCCGTTCACAACTTGGTATGAACAGGCGCGAAATTGGCTGAAGAAGGAAATGATCCAGTGCGGATTGGAAGTAACAGTGGATGCGGCGTCGAATCTGATTGGGAGACTGCCTGGTAAAGATCCCTTGTTACCGCCGATTATGGTTGGCTCCCATACGGATACTGTAACAGGTGGTGGCCGGTTTGACGGGATCATCGGTGTGTTGGCTGGTTTGGAAATTGTCCGTCGCATCAAGGAAACAGATACTGAAATGCGACATTCTTTTGAAATTGTGGATTTTACGGCAGAAGAGCCGACCGAATTCGGCATTTCCACTGTGGGCAGCAGAGGAATG from Effusibacillus pohliae DSM 22757 includes the following:
- a CDS encoding dihydroorotase; the protein is MYDLVIKGNAVLPDQVLYDAVLAVTNGKIAGVFSKDETVTGKEMVDATGQYILPGAIDAHVHCYSSLAEGFTKASQAAAAGGVTTIIEMPYDASGMICTEEAFYEKLNRLQNQSIVDVALLATIKKEGGLDEIPRLAKAGACGFKVSMFNTDPVRFPRIDDGHLFEAFSIIAETGCPVGVHAEVDEIVRRNLIRFRDMGAKDPRVHCWSRPKVAESAAALTVMELAYWTGVKAHLYHTTVPRIFEFVEYYRSQGARITAETCTHYLTLHEEDMLRLHAKGKINPPLRSAEDVKQLWSLVAHGSVDIITSDHAPWTMDKKSHEDIFQNASGAPGVETLLPILFSEGVAKGRITILDLVRLLSEKPASIFGLDYCKGKIAEGMDADLVILDPNQSYILQEENLHSSAGWSPYHGWRVKGKISSTFLRGRQIFGEGILGFPGYGRFVPAKHL